One stretch of Halobacillus litoralis DNA includes these proteins:
- the grpE gene encoding nucleotide exchange factor GrpE: MEENKQEIIDEKDEAQNEEPEQTVVEETDEAEKLRQEKEELNNRLLRLQADYDNFRRRTQKEKEADRKYRSQSLVEELIPALDNFERALQVEVDGDAAKNFANGMKMVYDQFKAALEKEGVEEIPAKGEEFDPHMHQAIMQVEDENYESNIVVEELQKGYRLKDRVIRPSMVKVNQ, encoded by the coding sequence GTGGAAGAGAATAAACAAGAGATCATTGATGAAAAAGATGAAGCTCAAAATGAGGAACCTGAACAAACGGTAGTCGAAGAGACGGATGAGGCGGAAAAGCTTCGTCAGGAAAAAGAAGAGCTTAATAATCGACTGCTTCGTTTGCAAGCGGATTATGATAATTTCCGCCGTCGTACTCAGAAAGAGAAAGAGGCGGACAGGAAATATAGATCCCAGAGCCTTGTAGAGGAATTAATACCGGCTCTGGATAACTTTGAAAGAGCTCTCCAAGTGGAAGTGGATGGCGATGCAGCCAAAAACTTCGCAAATGGAATGAAAATGGTTTATGACCAATTCAAAGCAGCTCTGGAAAAAGAAGGCGTCGAAGAAATCCCTGCCAAAGGGGAAGAATTCGATCCTCATATGCACCAGGCGATCATGCAAGTCGAAGACGAAAATTATGAAAGTAATATTGTCGTCGAAGAGTTGCAAAAAGGTTACCGCCTGAAAGATCGGGTCATTCGCCCGTCAATGGTAAAAGTAAACCAGTAA
- the hrcA gene encoding heat-inducible transcriptional repressor HrcA, producing the protein MLTDRQLLILQVIIDDFILTAQPVGSRSIAKKDAVTFSSATIRNEMADLEELGFIEKTHSSSGRVPSEKGYRFYVDHLLSPLRLSSQEIVTIREAFDDKMMEFERVVQKSAGILSDLTNYTSIVLGPEVFETKLKQLQIVPLSDQSAIAILVTDTGHVEHRAFNVPVEIKGADLEKMVNILNSRLQGVPLVKLHEVLYSEINDLLKTHTDHHEEAFQYLRAALVDEHPTKLYIGGKTNILMQPEFRDLDKVRSLYATIERESEMADLLRTGKEGIQVRIGQENPFDAMQNCSLITASYQLGNNQVGTIALLGPTRMEYNRMFSLMNVLSKHMTDTFRGWY; encoded by the coding sequence ATGTTAACAGATAGACAATTGCTCATTTTGCAAGTCATTATTGATGATTTCATTCTGACCGCACAACCTGTAGGTTCTCGGTCAATAGCCAAGAAAGATGCTGTAACATTCAGTTCAGCAACGATAAGGAATGAAATGGCTGATTTAGAGGAATTGGGTTTTATTGAAAAAACCCATTCATCTTCAGGAAGGGTCCCTTCTGAGAAAGGGTATCGCTTCTATGTCGACCATCTTCTATCTCCATTGCGCCTTTCCAGTCAAGAAATAGTGACCATTCGGGAAGCATTCGATGATAAAATGATGGAGTTTGAACGTGTGGTTCAGAAGTCAGCCGGTATTCTTTCCGATTTGACGAACTACACATCCATTGTTCTCGGACCTGAAGTATTTGAAACAAAACTAAAACAACTGCAGATCGTTCCATTATCTGATCAGTCTGCTATTGCGATTTTAGTTACGGATACTGGTCATGTGGAGCATCGTGCTTTCAACGTTCCGGTTGAGATTAAGGGTGCAGATCTGGAAAAGATGGTGAACATTTTGAACAGCCGGCTCCAAGGAGTCCCGTTGGTGAAATTGCATGAAGTACTCTATTCTGAGATTAATGATCTATTGAAAACACATACCGATCATCACGAAGAAGCTTTTCAGTATTTGCGTGCAGCTCTCGTGGATGAGCATCCGACGAAACTGTACATTGGTGGAAAGACAAACATTCTCATGCAACCTGAATTCAGGGACCTTGATAAAGTCAGGTCTTTATATGCCACCATCGAACGGGAAAGTGAGATGGCTGATTTGCTGCGGACCGGTAAGGAAGGGATTCAAGTCCGAATTGGACAAGAAAACCCTTTTGATGCTATGCAAAACTGCAGTTTGATTACAGCAAGTTATCAGCTAGGGAATAATCAAGTGGGAACGATTGCCCTCTTGGGCCCTACTCGCATGGAGTACAACCGAATGTTTTCATTGATGAATGTCTTATCCAAGCATATGACAGATACGTTCCGTGGCTGGTATTAG
- the hemW gene encoding radical SAM family heme chaperone HemW translates to MKIPSAYIHIPFCQQICHYCDFTKFFYNERLADDYLEALEKEIHTYIPGEKADVRTIFVGGGTPTAVNHKQLEKLLKMIDDHFDISGCEEYTFEANPGDLDVEKVRLLKAYGVDRISLGVQVFDDDMLEKIGRVHKVKDVYTNIDRLVQAGLTNVSIDLMYALPGQTVEDFEKTIDEAMQFGLPHYSSYSLQIEPKTVFYQRYKKGKLSKAKEDDEAEMYELLQRKLADAGAVQYEISNFAKPGFESKHNLTYWNNEYYYGIGAGAHGYLPGKRTINIRPLPAYVKKATEDGMPVLHKEPIGLKEQLEEEMFLGLRKTKGVSKELFQQKYGKTLVDVFGNKLTELKERSLIAEDTGHIRLTSKGRILGNEVFQ, encoded by the coding sequence ATGAAAATCCCATCCGCATATATACACATCCCTTTCTGTCAGCAGATTTGTCACTATTGTGATTTTACGAAGTTTTTCTATAATGAGCGTCTGGCAGACGACTATTTGGAGGCCCTTGAAAAAGAAATACACACGTATATCCCGGGAGAAAAAGCGGACGTGCGAACTATTTTTGTCGGAGGCGGAACCCCGACAGCTGTAAACCACAAGCAGTTAGAAAAGCTTCTGAAAATGATTGATGATCATTTTGATATTTCTGGCTGTGAAGAGTACACCTTTGAAGCGAATCCGGGAGATTTAGATGTTGAAAAAGTACGTTTGTTGAAGGCATATGGCGTCGATCGCATATCACTCGGCGTTCAAGTTTTCGATGATGACATGCTTGAAAAAATTGGTCGTGTACACAAAGTGAAAGATGTTTATACGAATATCGATCGTCTCGTTCAAGCGGGATTGACGAATGTGAGTATAGATCTTATGTATGCTCTCCCTGGGCAAACGGTTGAAGACTTTGAAAAAACCATTGATGAAGCGATGCAATTCGGTTTGCCGCATTACTCTTCCTACTCTCTTCAAATTGAACCGAAAACCGTGTTTTATCAACGGTACAAAAAGGGTAAGCTCTCCAAGGCTAAAGAAGATGATGAAGCAGAAATGTACGAACTACTTCAGCGTAAATTAGCTGATGCTGGAGCCGTGCAATATGAAATCAGTAACTTCGCAAAGCCCGGGTTTGAAAGTAAACACAACCTGACATACTGGAATAATGAATATTATTATGGCATTGGAGCGGGCGCGCATGGGTACCTGCCGGGAAAACGAACGATCAACATCCGCCCACTGCCTGCCTATGTGAAGAAAGCCACGGAAGATGGAATGCCCGTTCTCCATAAGGAACCTATTGGTCTGAAAGAGCAGTTGGAGGAAGAAATGTTTCTCGGCTTGAGAAAGACAAAAGGAGTATCGAAAGAACTTTTTCAACAAAAGTATGGAAAAACACTTGTCGATGTCTTCGGAAACAAGCTTACTGAATTGAAAGAGCGCTCATTAATAGCAGAAGACACCGGCCATATCCGTCTTACATCCAAGGGTCGTATTCTTGGTAATGAAGTATTCCAGTAA